DNA sequence from the Rubripirellula tenax genome:
AATCCGCAATCGGCCCAAGCATTGGCCGCAATCCGCAAGTCCGTGTCCGAACGGGTTCCCAATCGAGTCACACCCGCAAAAATAACGTTCCATTCGCCACCGCCGCCATTAACCACGCGTGATGTCAAACCGTTACAGCCGCATCCTCGCGTCACCGCAGATTTCCTCGTGGATGCCATTCCGCCACAGAAAGTCATTTCAAACACTCGCCAGTTCGTCGCGATGTCTCGCAAGTATGAAAATCCTTCGGCAAGCTATCAGGGACCGCTTCCATCACATCAGTCGAATACCGCAGAAATTTGGTCGCTCGAAAAGCCAATGCGGCTGCATCAAGTCCAACTGCCATTCGATTGTGACATCGAAGACATCAGCCACGATGGATCGATGTTCGTCACCATCAAGCACGGCCGAAAGATCGACGTTTGGGCGCCCGGAATCAAGTTGCACGCATGCGGCTGGGTCCATCACCCAGCGGACAGTGCTACGTTTATCCGCCGAAACTTAGTTTTGACCGAGTCAAAATCGAATACTACCGTGCTGTGGAAGTTGCCCGAGTGCGTTCCGCAGGCCATCCTGACGCTTACGGGGGCTCGCTTGTTGACCATGACTCCCGACCGACGCTATGCCATCTTTGCGTTGAAAAATATCGAACTTGAACCCGATGACGATCAGGGCTCTCGCCAAGACATGTCTTTACAGGTTTTCGATACCCAGGAACTTCGATGGACAGGACCACTAACAGCCGATGGCGCAATTCGAACAAACATCGGTAGCGGAATGCGAGTTATTTTTAGCGACGAAGGATCAAAGTTTGCTGTCGTAGATTCTTCCTCATCGAGTAGCGCCGTCGCCCAGAATGCCCTGAGAACGCGAGCGGTACGGGTCCGAGTCTATGATTGGGTTTCCGGTCAACTGACGTCCGAGGCCGCGTTTCCGAATCCAGCCAACGGTGTCCTCAAAGTCACCTTCTCACTTTTGGACGACGGTAGACTCATCGGATCTTTCCGGTCTTACACCCAGCTCTTTATCTATGTAATGGATCCCGCCAACAAAAACATTCTCGAGATCAACGATGGCACACAGCCTGACTTAAAAACGATTCGTGATGAGCCATCGGGCCCATTGGCGGAACGGCTTCATCAACCATTTTGGTTCGACGCTGCCGATGCCCAGACGTCCAAATACCGAGTCGCCTCGAAGCCGCTGTTGCATCAATCGATTCCCAAGACCGGAACGCCAGTTGATCCCCTGTTGGTTATCCAACGTGGGCAGCCGATTGAGTTGCAAATGGATGGTGAGTTGAAGCCCTATCACGCAGTTGCCGAAAAGGAAATCGCCAGGTGGGGCTATCACGTTGGCCCATCCAGCACGAAGCTCATCGTAAAGCCGAAGAACTTTGGACTGATGATGAGATACATCCAGCTAGCCGATGGACGAGCGTTTTACCATCGCAACGTCGGGATCGTGTTGAATGTGGAGAAAACGAAGCAGCTTCCGAGTCTGGTGGCGGTACTGACCACAGAACTTCCTCCAGCGATCCCAAACGCAGACTGGGAGAAAAGCGTACCGAAGGAAACCATTTCGTTTCGCAACGAATCCCGTTGATCCACGGGAACTCGATGAAGAGCGTTCGTAACAATATGAAGATTCTTCTGCACATTGGATCTCGACAACGGCTCCAATGTGTGGAAAGCTCTGCACATCGTTGATTGAAGCTTCATCGCTTCGAGCCGATTCTATGCCGCAGTTCACAGCGGGCGAATTCGAAGTCATGCAGCTCTTGTGGGAGCACGGTGCGATGAAACCCGCCGAAATCCAGGCCGTGTTTCCGTGTGAGATTAAGAACGCAGCACTCCGCTCGGTGCTGGCGATTCTCGTCGAGAAAGACCACGTCACTCGGCGGCAAGTTGGCAAGGCGTTTGTTTATAGCGCCAAGACGCGGCGACAACGTGCGTTCCGCACCATGATCGCCGATCTCGCGGACCAGTTTTGCGAAGGGTCGACCCGCACGCTGCTGTTCAATCTCGTGAAGTCCGAAAAACTCTCCGATGACGACATCGCCGAATTGAAACGGCTTGCCAAAGATACGTCTACCTCCCAAAAACGGAAGAAGAAATCATGAGTGCCACCACTTTGTTCTCTCGTTGGGTTGAGTCCTTTGTCGATGCACCTTGGATCGTCACGGCGCTGTTGAAAATGACGATCGTGTTGATGATCGCTTGGACGCTTCATTTTGCTCTTCGCCAAGCGAACCCTCGTTGGCGCGTTATCCTTTGGCGGTCGGCCATCATCGGCGTGCTCGCGGTCGCCACGCTCGATGCCGTTCGGATC
Encoded proteins:
- a CDS encoding WD40 repeat domain-containing protein, which translates into the protein MHIRQVLPRCFELICGLMLTVSWIVFQKHLAPDNTCSLGWCSPDQTQSLTQESSKLASERLVVTETKTAEAPQPAVVGKDLQPYLAEGSRQIGRPLSTLKVPMEAGSDLVFPATLSTFVVNTNSSKQWQLINLINGDASPVHSLPSTGNAVSLSPDGSMLAVQNNKEGNRIDLLDTDDGKLIRSFGQADKLPRLEWSGFATDEHFIAMAEESDQIEVYVYNLPSGEQMHSRTIRRTQSSRTGNQRIMAVSGQGTYYAVALGAEVHVYRVADGSPIRQFSLVQPKSYGSEDGYRIYGVCFSSDGSELTVTYERQSRPFLVSFDIANASRRLDRQHSDHSYGRMSHTSESSLQPHPDGSGWFLGPGFFIDGETGAPYWKSPPIESECRILTPDHMIVSLTRSKELICVNPRNPQSAQALAAIRKSVSERVPNRVTPAKITFHSPPPPLTTRDVKPLQPHPRVTADFLVDAIPPQKVISNTRQFVAMSRKYENPSASYQGPLPSHQSNTAEIWSLEKPMRLHQVQLPFDCDIEDISHDGSMFVTIKHGRKIDVWAPGIKLHACGWVHHPADSATFIRRNLVLTESKSNTTVLWKLPECVPQAILTLTGARLLTMTPDRRYAIFALKNIELEPDDDQGSRQDMSLQVFDTQELRWTGPLTADGAIRTNIGSGMRVIFSDEGSKFAVVDSSSSSSAVAQNALRTRAVRVRVYDWVSGQLTSEAAFPNPANGVLKVTFSLLDDGRLIGSFRSYTQLFIYVMDPANKNILEINDGTQPDLKTIRDEPSGPLAERLHQPFWFDAADAQTSKYRVASKPLLHQSIPKTGTPVDPLLVIQRGQPIELQMDGELKPYHAVAEKEIARWGYHVGPSSTKLIVKPKNFGLMMRYIQLADGRAFYHRNVGIVLNVEKTKQLPSLVAVLTTELPPAIPNADWEKSVPKETISFRNESR
- a CDS encoding BlaI/MecI/CopY family transcriptional regulator, which gives rise to MPQFTAGEFEVMQLLWEHGAMKPAEIQAVFPCEIKNAALRSVLAILVEKDHVTRRQVGKAFVYSAKTRRQRAFRTMIADLADQFCEGSTRTLLFNLVKSEKLSDDDIAELKRLAKDTSTSQKRKKKS